The genomic region CTTGACGCTCTCGATGCCTTCCAGCACGTACATCTTGCGTCCTCGATTTACTGATCCATGTTTAAGTCAGTAGCGACGCGGTGAATGGGGTTCCCCGGATGAATGCCAGCGACAGAGCCTTGCGCCGAATGCGTTGCCAGCCTACCGTCAGCCGTTTCTTCAACTCGCTCACCGACATCGCGCAGAAATTCCCCACGACATTCCGCTTGAGATCGGCCCAGATCAGCAGGGTGGAGTTCAGTTCCGGCGCGTACGGCGGCAGGTAGACCAAGGACAGGCGTTCGTGCAGGTGCACGAACGCCTGCACCGCTTTCGACCGGTGGATCATGGCGCGATCCAGCACCACGATCACCTCGCCGTCCACATGTCGCAGCACATGCTCCAGGAACGTCACGACCCCTGGTGAGCGCACCGCGCCGCGGTGCGTGTGGTGCAGGAACTGCCCACCTGTCGTGATGGCGCCGATCACAGACAGATGTTCCCAGCGGAGTTTCGTGGGGATGATGGGCGTCCGCCCACACCGTCCCCAGGTACGTACCTTCCCTTCGTCGTTTTCAAACTGAAGTCGCTTTCGTCCAGAAACACCAGGGGGGCGCCCTCAGCGACTTTTTTTTCCAGCGCCTCTCGCTGCACGCGAACCCAGGTGGCGATGTCGTTTTCGTTACGCTCCACGGCCCGCAGTGCGGGCCGCTGATACGTGAACCCCCAGCGCCGGAGTTTCCGGGAGAGGTGCGCCCGATCCAGCCACACGCCGTAGGCCACGCCGATCACGTGGCGAATCTTCGGAATCGTCCAGCCACTGGTCTCAAAGCCGTGCGACCGGGGGTCACCATTGATCATGGTCCCAATTTCGTCCTGCTGCGCTGCAGTCAGGCGCTGTGGTCGAGCTGTGGCGCGGGAAGCGCGCAGCGCTTCCTGTCCATCGCGGTTCAGCCGAGCACGCCACGCACGGATTGTGAACTCGGCCATGCCGAACTGCTGGGCCAGGTCGCGGGTCGTGCGGCCGGAGTCGGGGAGGGCGGACTGGGCGGCAAGGCGCCGTTCTTCCTGTTGGGTGCGAGTGAGGCGGCTGAGCCGCCAGAAGGAAATCGTCACACCTTATGCTACATATTTACGCATGCATCAGTAAATGTGGAAGGGCAGCGCCATGCTGAGGAGGACCGGCAAGCGGTAGACCACACCACGGCAGAGCAGTCCTTAACTGGTGAGATCCGCGAGCAGACGCGCCAGCTCGGTGGGAGCCGTCCACATGGGGACGTGCCCGGACCTGAGTTCGATCAGGGTCCAACTGTCTTCGCGTGCACGTTGCGCTGAGGCAAGGATGGCAGTATCTGTCGGTGAGGCCGGCTTTTCAGTACACAGGATGAAGGTGCAAGGCAGCACGGTGGTGAGCTTGGCACGCACCGCCACCGGTTCCAGATAGGGGTTCCAGGGCATGGCCGTATGCCGCCCCCGACCTTCTGTGGCATCGATACTGTCCTGATCGGGTTGCAGTTGAGGAACGAACCAGCCCTGGCCCGCGGCATCCACCCAGGCCTGGATAGTTGACGCGAACGCAGGCTCGAAGGCATCGACAGTCCGGTCCCCAGGTCGAACAAAAAAGGCGTCGAGAAGAACCAGCTGTGCAAAGACAGACGGCTGGAAGGAGGCCAGACCCTGAGCCAGTGGGCCGTTTAAGCTGTGCGCGACCAGGATGACGTCAAGAAGGTCCTCAAAGCGGATGACGTTCAGGACATCATCTAGGAACGTGGCCAGCGAAACGGCAGGACTGAGCAGATGCGAGCGCTCACCGTAGCCGGTCAGGGTCGGGGTATACACGTCATGCCCGTGGCAGCGAAGCTCTTTGGACACCGCACGCCAGACCCAGCCGCCGGACCAGCCCCCATGCACAAGCACAAATGTTGCCATCCTCACTCTCCGAAGACGCTGGAAGGAAGGGATACGCGGGCGCAAGCCGCCGTCCCGCGTCCTGTCCACGTGGATTATGGGCGTAGCCGACCTGCTGAACATCTCCAGAATAGGTCTTCTTGAACCGGATGGCCACCCCTCTGGGGCCTGGGGCCACCCAAATTGGTCACGTGCGCTGGATGGCCAAGGGCCCTGAGGTTGCCACAGTTTGGTGACTCCTGCACGCCTTTGGTCTTACTTCACGGTGATGGATGACGCCGGGAAGTCCTTGGTGGCATCGTCCCAGGCCGTCACCGTGCCATCCTCGTACTTCTGATAGACCTTCCAGCTCAGGCTGGTTGCTTCTTTCGGATTCGTTCCCTGGAAGTAGAAGCGCGCGATCTCCTGCAGATCAATGTGACCGCTCCAGATCACCGCGGTAATCTTCCCGCCCGCATCCTTTTCGAAGCGGCGTTGCCATCCCGGTGCCTGGACTGTGCGGGACAAGGTGAAGCCTGCAGGGATCAACATCCGAACTTCGGTGGTCGCGCTCGTCGCCGCGCTCTCGTTCGGCACCTGCAAGCGGTACATCTCGGTTGCCCCCAGGGCACTCTCGGCGGAACCCAGGTCTGTACGCACCACCGCGTGGGCGGAGGCACTGGCTCCGAAGGCGAGGACGGCCATCGCGAGGAAGCTGGTGAGTGTACGCATGTTCTGTCTCCTTTGTGACCCCTGGGGGTAATGGGAACTCACAACTGCGTGCTCAGCTGCGACAGTGGGCACGGTTGAAGTGAGTTCCGGACGGACAGGAGGTTGTCTCCCTGGTTGGCCGCACCAACATCTTGAGGTTAGGTCCCGTGGCCGTGTCCTGCATCGGGTGAATGACCCACAGCAGTCGTTTCCCGTCATAGACAAGATGACCCACCCAGGGCCCTCCCTGATCGCTTGCCACAAGGTATGAGAACGCGTCCCCGGTAGGGGACGCTTCCCGACTGTCTCCAGCCGTCTTCAACCACATCCAACAGGGGTTGTGGAACGACGTCTAGGGCGCTCACACGCTGGCCTGAATGGTCACGGGCCTGCTGCTCTCAGAGCGCAGTTTCATCCCCGCCTGGCTCCCTCCCATCCGCTCCCGTGCCACGTTCATCCAGAGCAGCGAACGTCGACTTCATCGGTAGTTGGAGAATCCAGCCATCGACTGTGGCCGCATTTACGGTCCACTGGTCACCCATGCCCTGCGCGACTGGGGCAGTCAGACCCTGATCCTGGCAGCCCCGGATGGCCAGCGGCTCTGTCAGGTGCGTGATGTGCAGCTCTCGCCCAGAAAAACGCGCTGCTTCCACAACATCACCCTCACTCACAAGCAGTTTGGTCCCGTTTACATTGCTCTGGCAGGTGGTCAGCGACGACGAGCATGGAGGCCTTTGCTGAGTACGGCGAGCACTTCCAGATTGAGGAAGGTTTCCTGAACGAGAAAAGCAGGTTGTTTGGTTTGGAAGATTCCAACGTGCGAGATCCGCTCAGTCTCGAACGGTTGGCAACTGTGCTGCCCGTGGCGACATTGCTCCTCGTGTTTGCAGGCATCGAAGTGGTGCGGCGGGGGATCGACGTGTCGTCGATCCCCACTGGCGACGGGCGCTGAGCTATCTCGAGATCGGTCTCCGGTCGGTTCACTACGCGCTAAGCCATGGGCAGGCAATCTTCTCTCACCTGACACTCCAGGGCGGAGCTGATCCTGAGCCCCAAGTCAACGGAAGCGCCATAAACAGAGAAAAGCTGCGTGAGCACGATCTTCTGACGCACTCTAGGTGGATCATGCATGGAGGTATTCGCTTGATCCAGGAACCTCGTATGCTCCAAGTCTCCGGAGTCGTACAGTGGATCATGACGGTCCTTCGAACGATGGATCCCGGCGATTTCGCCTTCCCGGAGCTGGTGGGCCGGGATCATGAGCTCGCGGTGGCACGGGAACTCCTGACCCGCCCAGATATCCGGGTGGTGAACATCCGAGGCGCCGGCGGTGTCGGTAAGACCCGCCTGGCCCAGGCCCTGCTGGCCGACATCTTCCCCAACTCCGACCTGGGCGGCTGCTTCGTGGATCTGGTTCCCCAGCGCGGTGAGGGCCAGCTCCTGCCGGCGATCATGCGCGCCCTTCACCTGCCGGCCTCACCGGATCCAGCGCTGGATCAGCTCGCGGCCGCCATCGGCCACCGCTCGATTCTCCTGGTGCTCGACAACCTCGAACACCTGCCGGGCCCTGAGGCAGACCTCGCCGCCCTGACCTCACGCCTGCCCGGTGCGCGGTTGCTGATCACCAGCCGGCGTGTGCTGCACCTGCGCGGCGTACAGGAACTGCCCCTGAGGCCCCTCGCCGTGCCTGTGAATGACGCCCATGCCTCAGCCAGTCCCGCTGTTCAGCTGTTCGTGCAGCGGGCCCAGGAGGTCGCCCCCGACTTCGCGCTGAGCGCCGACAACGCCGCGGTGCTCAGCGCCATCTGCAGGGTGCTGGAGGGTCTGCCGCTGGCGCTGGAACTGGCCGCCGCCCGCCTGCGCGCCGTTGATCTGGAGGGTCTGCTGGGCTGGCTGAACGCTCCCCTCGAAGTGTTGACGGACGGGCCCCTGGACGACGCACCACACCGCCAGTCCCTGCGCAGTGCCGTTCGCTGGAGTGCCGACCTGCTCAGCCCCACCGAGCGCGAGGTGTTCCTGGCCTGCGGGGCCTTTCTCGGCGGATTCACGCTGCAGGCCCTGGAAGCGGTGGCGGGTGTGGACGGGACCCAGTCCGTGTTGATCGCCCTGGTCGAGCACAGCCTGGTACAACGCGCGGCTGGCCCGGAACCGCGCTGGCGGCTGCTGGAACCCGTGCGGGAGTACGCGGCCGGGGAAGGGCGATCCTCAGGACGATCCGGGCGACTGGCTGATCGTCACGCACATTTTTTCCTGTCTATGGCCGAACACATCGCGTCGGGTGGCGTTAACCTGACGCCTGAGGGCATGGCGCGCCTACAGGCCGACGACGCCAATCTGCATGCCGCGCTGGAATATCTTGTTGCCGCTG from Deinococcus aerolatus harbors:
- a CDS encoding IS630 family transposase, whose translation is MTISFWRLSRLTRTQQEERRLAAQSALPDSGRTTRDLAQQFGMAEFTIRAWRARLNRDGQEALRASRATARPQRLTAAQQDEIGTMINGDPRSHGFETSGWTIPKIRHVIGVAYGVWLDRAHLSRKLRRWGFTYQRPALRAVERNENDIATWVRVQREALEKKVAEGAPLVFLDESDFSLKTTKGRYVPGDGVGGRPSSPRNSAGNICL
- a CDS encoding transposase, whose amino-acid sequence is MIPTKLRWEHLSVIGAITTGGQFLHHTHRGAVRSPGVVTFLEHVLRHVDGEVIVVLDRAMIHRSKAVQAFVHLHERLSLVYLPPYAPELNSTLLIWADLKRNVVGNFCAMSVSELKKRLTVGWQRIRRKALSLAFIRGTPFTASLLT
- a CDS encoding tetratricopeptide repeat protein gives rise to the protein MTVLRTMDPGDFAFPELVGRDHELAVARELLTRPDIRVVNIRGAGGVGKTRLAQALLADIFPNSDLGGCFVDLVPQRGEGQLLPAIMRALHLPASPDPALDQLAAAIGHRSILLVLDNLEHLPGPEADLAALTSRLPGARLLITSRRVLHLRGVQELPLRPLAVPVNDAHASASPAVQLFVQRAQEVAPDFALSADNAAVLSAICRVLEGLPLALELAAARLRAVDLEGLLGWLNAPLEVLTDGPLDDAPHRQSLRSAVRWSADLLSPTEREVFLACGAFLGGFTLQALEAVAGVDGTQSVLIALVEHSLVQRAAGPEPRWRLLEPVREYAAGEGRSSGRSGRLADRHAHFFLSMAEHIASGGVNLTPEGMARLQADDANLHAALEYLVAAGLAGEAQRFVLALTGYWASQGGLSRAVALCARVLALPGDVLSARRAEVFQSSAWLALRNHQHREAVRWGREGLEVWRALGDPAGEASALSTLADVLGSQGQAAPAIKYFQQALGLAEAQHDLPLQAQTQHNLGFTLGQAGDYEAALAHLKRALDLYQTLGYIMGEAYSSVACARMSALLGDLDAGLTHLRRGWRVGQTLRDVFFEESLLYTAALLSQRRGHLTLAVRLSAASTAVQRRSGVRMPPSCEVERGELIDALRAALPTGDFTAAWEVGMHAGPEVVAAELNEAVMADGPGLPTAHHLTPREQQVLIQVAEGHSDKKIAQALGISPGTVGKHVASLLGKLEVHNRVELTRWAIGHGLAEGGQSKPPRS
- a CDS encoding DUF1775 domain-containing protein, which produces MRTLTSFLAMAVLAFGASASAHAVVRTDLGSAESALGATEMYRLQVPNESAATSATTEVRMLIPAGFTLSRTVQAPGWQRRFEKDAGGKITAVIWSGHIDLQEIARFYFQGTNPKEATSLSWKVYQKYEDGTVTAWDDATKDFPASSITVK
- a CDS encoding alpha/beta fold hydrolase — its product is MATFVLVHGGWSGGWVWRAVSKELRCHGHDVYTPTLTGYGERSHLLSPAVSLATFLDDVLNVIRFEDLLDVILVAHSLNGPLAQGLASFQPSVFAQLVLLDAFFVRPGDRTVDAFEPAFASTIQAWVDAAGQGWFVPQLQPDQDSIDATEGRGRHTAMPWNPYLEPVAVRAKLTTVLPCTFILCTEKPASPTDTAILASAQRAREDSWTLIELRSGHVPMWTAPTELARLLADLTS